A window of the Carassius gibelio isolate Cgi1373 ecotype wild population from Czech Republic chromosome B16, carGib1.2-hapl.c, whole genome shotgun sequence genome harbors these coding sequences:
- the LOC127974525 gene encoding ubiquitin carboxyl-terminal hydrolase 5-like isoform X2 — translation MERFFVGGDILMAQGGIIMPSCTTSRVGLTGMKNLGNSCNLNSIMQVLFTIPDFQTKYVSNIEKIFNEAPSDPTQDFKTQVAKLGYGLLSGEYSKPAPDPGDDPSTSTEPRGDQVGIAPRMFKALVGRGHPEFSTNRQQDAQEFLLHFINMVERNCRSGMNPSEAFRFLVEEKIVCQQSQKAKYTQRVDYMVQLPVPMDQATNMEELQEAERCREEAESSGAPPPAAPRAQIPFAVCLAALSEPETLTDFWSSAVQAKTTATKITRFASFPDHLVIQIKKFTFGLDWVPKKLDVSIDVPDTLDLSSLRAMGQQPGEELLPEVAPPPLMTPDVEVKAPVLDDSTVSQLCEMGFPLEACRKAVYYTGNTGIDAAMNWVMGHMEDPDFSAPLVYPGSSSAPGTTPTESLPKEHLATIISMGFSRDQATRALRATNNVLERAVDWIFSHLDDLESMDVSEGGRSEGGSEASREPPPGPRVRDGPGKYELFAFISHMGTSTMCGHYVCHIKKDQQWVIFNDQKVCASEKPPKDLGYLYFYRRVVE, via the exons ATGGAAAGATTTTTTGTGGGCGGAGATATTTTAATGGCTCAGGGGGGAATAATCATGCCCTCCTGTACTACCAGTAGAGTGGGGCTCACCGGGATGAAGAACCTGGGAAACAGCTGCAACCTCAACTCCATCATGCAAGTGCTCTTCACCATCCCAGACTTCCAGACCAA ATACGTTTCCAACATCGAAAAGATCTTTAATGAGGCGCCCAGTGACCCTACCCAGGATTTTAAGACTCAAGT AGCAAAGCTGGGTTATGGCCTTCTTTCTGGAGAGTACTCTAAGCCGGCCCCTGACCCCGGAGATGACCCCAGTACCTCCACTGAACCCAgg GGAGACCAGGTTGGCATAGCACCTCGCATGTTCAAAGCTCTGGTGGGACGAGGCCACCCTGAGTTCTCTACCAATCGGCAACAGGATGCGCAGGAGTTTCTTCTTCACTTTATAAATATGGTGGAG AGGAACTGTCGTTCAGGCATGAATCCCTCAGAAGCTTTCCGCTTCCTAGTGGAGGAGAAGATCGTATGCCAGCAGTCACAAAAGGCCAAATATACCCAGCGAGTGGACTACATGGTCCAGCTGCCTGTTCCCATGGACCAGGCCACTAATATGG AGGAGCTACAAGAAGCAGAGCGTTGCAGAGAGGAGGCGGAGTCATCTGGAGCCCCTCCCCCTGCCGCACCACGTGCTCAGATCCCATTTGCTGTCTGTTTGGCTGCTCTTAGCGAACCGGAAACTCTCACAGATTTCTGGAGCTCTGCAGTACAAGCCAAAACCACTGCCACAAA GATCACTCGCTTTGCTTCATTTCCTGACCATCTTGTCATCCAAATTAAGAAATTCACTTTTGGCCTCGATTGGGTTCCTAAAAAACTAg ATGTGAGCATTGACGTTCCTGACACGCTGGATCTGAGCTCGCTCCGTGCTATGGGACAGCAGCCAGGGGAGGAGCTTCTGCCAGAGGTGGCTCCACCTCCTCTCATGACCCCTGATGTGGAGGTTAAAG CTCCGGTGTTGGATGACTCCACAGTGTCTCAGCTGTGTGAGATGGGTTTTCCTCTGGAGGCCTGCAGGAAGGCCGTGTACTACACAGGCAACACTGGCATCGATGCTGCTATgaactgggtgatgggacacatGGAAGACCCTG ATTTCTCGGCACCTTTAGTGTATCCTGGATCAAGTTCTGCTCCTGGCACCACACCCACAGAGAGTCTACCTAAGGAACATCTAGCAACTATTATTTCTATGGGATTCAGCCGAGACCAGGCCACTCGCGCTCTCAGAGCTACG AATAATGTTCTGGAGCGAGCCGTGGATTGGATCTTCTCTCATCTGGATGATCTGGAGTCCATGGATGTGTCTGAAGGTGGGCGCTCAGAGGGAGGAAGTGAAGCCAGTCGCGAACCTCCTCCAGGACCGCGTGTCCGTGACGGACCAGGAA AGTATGAGCTTTTTGCGTTCATCAGTCACATGGGAACGAGCACAATGTGTGGTCATTATGTCTGCCACATCAAGAAGGACCAACA GTGGGTAATCTTTAATGATCAGAAAGTTTGTGCCTCTGAGAAACCACCTAAGGACCTGGGCTACCTGTACTTTTACAGAAGAGTGGTTGAATAG
- the LOC127974525 gene encoding ubiquitin carboxyl-terminal hydrolase 5-like isoform X1 codes for MERFFVGGDILMAQGGIIMPSCTTSRVGLTGMKNLGNSCNLNSIMQVLFTIPDFQTKYVSNIEKIFNEAPSDPTQDFKTQVAKLGYGLLSGEYSKPAPDPGDDPSTSTEPRGDQVGIAPRMFKALVGRGHPEFSTNRQQDAQEFLLHFINMVERNCRSGMNPSEAFRFLVEEKIVCQQSQKAKYTQRVDYMVQLPVPMDQATNMEELQEAERCREEAESSGAPPPAAPRAQIPFAVCLAALSEPETLTDFWSSAVQAKTTATKITRFASFPDHLVIQIKKFTFGLDWVPKKLDVSIDVPDTLDLSSLRAMGQQPGEELLPEVAPPPLMTPDVEVKGILGSQGNEEDDSLYSPLLSPVLDDSTVSQLCEMGFPLEACRKAVYYTGNTGIDAAMNWVMGHMEDPDFSAPLVYPGSSSAPGTTPTESLPKEHLATIISMGFSRDQATRALRATNNVLERAVDWIFSHLDDLESMDVSEGGRSEGGSEASREPPPGPRVRDGPGKYELFAFISHMGTSTMCGHYVCHIKKDQQWVIFNDQKVCASEKPPKDLGYLYFYRRVVE; via the exons ATGGAAAGATTTTTTGTGGGCGGAGATATTTTAATGGCTCAGGGGGGAATAATCATGCCCTCCTGTACTACCAGTAGAGTGGGGCTCACCGGGATGAAGAACCTGGGAAACAGCTGCAACCTCAACTCCATCATGCAAGTGCTCTTCACCATCCCAGACTTCCAGACCAA ATACGTTTCCAACATCGAAAAGATCTTTAATGAGGCGCCCAGTGACCCTACCCAGGATTTTAAGACTCAAGT AGCAAAGCTGGGTTATGGCCTTCTTTCTGGAGAGTACTCTAAGCCGGCCCCTGACCCCGGAGATGACCCCAGTACCTCCACTGAACCCAgg GGAGACCAGGTTGGCATAGCACCTCGCATGTTCAAAGCTCTGGTGGGACGAGGCCACCCTGAGTTCTCTACCAATCGGCAACAGGATGCGCAGGAGTTTCTTCTTCACTTTATAAATATGGTGGAG AGGAACTGTCGTTCAGGCATGAATCCCTCAGAAGCTTTCCGCTTCCTAGTGGAGGAGAAGATCGTATGCCAGCAGTCACAAAAGGCCAAATATACCCAGCGAGTGGACTACATGGTCCAGCTGCCTGTTCCCATGGACCAGGCCACTAATATGG AGGAGCTACAAGAAGCAGAGCGTTGCAGAGAGGAGGCGGAGTCATCTGGAGCCCCTCCCCCTGCCGCACCACGTGCTCAGATCCCATTTGCTGTCTGTTTGGCTGCTCTTAGCGAACCGGAAACTCTCACAGATTTCTGGAGCTCTGCAGTACAAGCCAAAACCACTGCCACAAA GATCACTCGCTTTGCTTCATTTCCTGACCATCTTGTCATCCAAATTAAGAAATTCACTTTTGGCCTCGATTGGGTTCCTAAAAAACTAg ATGTGAGCATTGACGTTCCTGACACGCTGGATCTGAGCTCGCTCCGTGCTATGGGACAGCAGCCAGGGGAGGAGCTTCTGCCAGAGGTGGCTCCACCTCCTCTCATGACCCCTGATGTGGAGGTTAAAGGTATCCTGGGTTCCCAGGGCAACGAGGAGGACGACTCCCTCTACTCCCCACTGCTGT CTCCGGTGTTGGATGACTCCACAGTGTCTCAGCTGTGTGAGATGGGTTTTCCTCTGGAGGCCTGCAGGAAGGCCGTGTACTACACAGGCAACACTGGCATCGATGCTGCTATgaactgggtgatgggacacatGGAAGACCCTG ATTTCTCGGCACCTTTAGTGTATCCTGGATCAAGTTCTGCTCCTGGCACCACACCCACAGAGAGTCTACCTAAGGAACATCTAGCAACTATTATTTCTATGGGATTCAGCCGAGACCAGGCCACTCGCGCTCTCAGAGCTACG AATAATGTTCTGGAGCGAGCCGTGGATTGGATCTTCTCTCATCTGGATGATCTGGAGTCCATGGATGTGTCTGAAGGTGGGCGCTCAGAGGGAGGAAGTGAAGCCAGTCGCGAACCTCCTCCAGGACCGCGTGTCCGTGACGGACCAGGAA AGTATGAGCTTTTTGCGTTCATCAGTCACATGGGAACGAGCACAATGTGTGGTCATTATGTCTGCCACATCAAGAAGGACCAACA GTGGGTAATCTTTAATGATCAGAAAGTTTGTGCCTCTGAGAAACCACCTAAGGACCTGGGCTACCTGTACTTTTACAGAAGAGTGGTTGAATAG